One part of the Truepera radiovictrix DSM 17093 genome encodes these proteins:
- a CDS encoding CRISPR-associated endonuclease Cas3'' gives MAHSPSEENPRWQTLKAHAEGVSARLEHHLRYLFESVPELRPYAKLTAYLHDLGKYRDGFQEHRLGWNPHTQRPEAFPRRALEHSDAGAKFVQALLEMDRETASEVPFVIASHHGRLHDVDALLRRLQGTDLAEVETLMERAIAELPELEALLDEPLPDLPLDKTARAFLIRFLLSALVDADRLDTEAHGNPSKAELRNQHAAEQDEMRQLLERVRADQDEKAAEDGKDPQPINALRREMYASALGNAALPPGFFRLTMPTGGGKTLTSLAFALEHARQHGLRRVIYAVPFTTIIDQTAKVFREVLERCDFKVLEHHSNLEVKEPKEGEENQTTAPDLATENWDAPVIVTTTVRLFQETLFGTRTAQLRRLHNVSGSVIVLDEAQTLPANLLQPTLDALSFLVKYARCSVVLCTATQPALDERLGFPALKGIRELVPDAARYFNALKRVEYAFRIAEPTPWVELADELKKKEQVLCIVNTRQHASDLYTLLGEDEANFHLSTHLCPAHRQRELAVIKQRLGLGKPCRVVSTQLIEAGINVDFPTVYRALGPLEAIVQAAGRCNREGLLKDENDNPTLGQVIVFLPEDHRTPPGDYEVRTTLTQNELTGTDLHDPTVFTTYFREVYSRISQAPEVEVAGGRRPFQKAHAELYFAQVAKAYRMIEGETLPVIIRGYDPVRVTALLGTLRDSQNREERQRAWRALQQYTVNLQVYQAKGLEPFLGKVAELEERARWRKVEPPYLREWPASSRYHDKLGIVPEFNTDLLTSF, from the coding sequence ATGGCCCACAGTCCCAGCGAAGAGAATCCGCGCTGGCAAACGCTTAAAGCTCATGCTGAAGGTGTGAGCGCGCGGCTCGAGCATCACCTGCGCTACCTCTTCGAGAGCGTTCCGGAACTGAGGCCCTACGCCAAGCTGACGGCCTACCTGCACGACCTCGGCAAATATCGTGATGGCTTTCAGGAGCACCGCTTGGGTTGGAACCCACACACTCAGCGACCGGAGGCGTTTCCACGACGGGCGCTTGAACATAGCGACGCCGGGGCGAAGTTCGTGCAAGCGCTGCTAGAGATGGACAGGGAAACCGCCTCGGAAGTGCCCTTCGTCATCGCCAGCCACCACGGGCGCTTGCACGACGTCGACGCGCTGCTCAGGCGGCTACAAGGCACTGACCTCGCCGAAGTCGAAACGCTCATGGAACGCGCTATCGCTGAGCTGCCGGAACTCGAGGCGCTACTCGATGAACCGCTGCCCGACTTGCCGCTCGACAAGACCGCTCGAGCCTTTCTCATCCGCTTTTTGCTCAGCGCTCTGGTCGATGCCGACCGCCTCGACACCGAAGCGCACGGCAACCCGAGCAAAGCCGAACTGAGAAACCAGCACGCCGCCGAGCAGGACGAAATGAGGCAGCTGCTGGAGCGCGTGCGAGCTGACCAGGACGAAAAGGCTGCTGAGGACGGAAAAGACCCGCAGCCCATCAACGCGCTGCGCCGGGAGATGTACGCTTCAGCCCTCGGCAACGCGGCGCTTCCCCCTGGGTTTTTCCGCCTCACCATGCCCACGGGGGGCGGCAAAACGCTCACCTCGCTCGCGTTTGCCCTCGAGCACGCTAGGCAGCACGGGCTGAGGCGCGTCATCTACGCCGTGCCCTTTACGACCATTATCGACCAGACCGCCAAGGTCTTTCGGGAGGTGCTCGAGCGGTGTGACTTCAAGGTCTTAGAGCACCACAGCAACTTGGAGGTCAAGGAGCCGAAAGAAGGCGAGGAAAACCAGACCACCGCCCCCGACCTCGCCACCGAAAACTGGGACGCGCCCGTCATTGTCACGACGACCGTCCGGCTCTTTCAGGAGACCCTCTTCGGCACGCGCACCGCGCAGCTGCGGCGACTGCACAACGTTTCAGGGAGCGTCATCGTCCTGGACGAAGCCCAAACCCTCCCCGCCAACCTGCTCCAGCCCACGCTCGACGCCCTGAGTTTCCTCGTCAAGTACGCGCGCTGCAGCGTCGTGCTGTGCACTGCCACCCAGCCCGCGCTGGACGAGCGCCTGGGCTTCCCGGCTTTAAAAGGCATCCGCGAGCTGGTGCCGGACGCCGCCCGCTACTTCAATGCTCTAAAGCGCGTGGAGTACGCATTTCGCATTGCCGAGCCAACACCTTGGGTTGAGCTTGCCGATGAGCTGAAGAAAAAAGAGCAAGTGCTGTGCATCGTCAACACCCGCCAGCACGCCAGCGACCTCTACACCCTGCTCGGCGAAGATGAGGCGAACTTTCACCTCTCGACCCACCTCTGCCCCGCCCACCGCCAACGTGAGCTAGCAGTGATCAAGCAGCGCCTCGGCTTGGGCAAGCCCTGCCGCGTCGTCTCGACGCAGCTCATCGAAGCTGGCATCAACGTGGACTTTCCAACCGTCTACCGCGCGCTGGGGCCGCTCGAGGCGATCGTGCAGGCCGCAGGCCGCTGCAACCGCGAGGGCTTGTTGAAAGACGAAAACGACAACCCTACCTTGGGCCAGGTCATCGTCTTCTTGCCCGAAGATCACCGAACGCCGCCAGGGGATTACGAGGTGCGAACGACGCTGACCCAGAACGAGCTAACGGGAACCGACCTGCACGACCCGACGGTGTTCACAACTTACTTCCGAGAGGTCTACAGCCGCATCAGCCAGGCCCCCGAGGTCGAGGTGGCAGGCGGCAGGCGCCCCTTTCAAAAGGCGCACGCCGAGCTCTATTTCGCACAGGTTGCTAAAGCCTACCGGATGATCGAGGGCGAGACGCTTCCGGTCATCATCCGAGGCTACGACCCGGTGCGTGTGACGGCGCTCCTTGGGACGCTCCGCGACAGCCAAAATCGCGAGGAGCGCCAGCGCGCGTGGCGGGCGCTGCAGCAGTACACCGTCAACTTGCAGGTGTATCAGGCGAAGGGGCTCGAGCCTTTTCTCGGCAAGGTCGCCGAGCTGGAAGAGCGCGCCCGGTGGCGCAAGGTGGAGCCGCCCTATCTGCGCGAGTGGCCCGCGAGTTCCAGGTATCACGACAAGCTCGGCATCGTGCCGGAATTCAACACCGACCTCCTCACGAGCTTCTGA